The following proteins are co-located in the Rattus norvegicus strain BN/NHsdMcwi chromosome 19, GRCr8, whole genome shotgun sequence genome:
- the LOC134483437 gene encoding disks large homolog 5-like: MFARLCRRFGRVDVDREESRVKQTKPKSNDGHRTWGMWKACRQTSSPENVLNKVQANEEEERLNRELELTTKERNELTDRLLYVTGGSMSKSPYFRANPFYENLKIKEKEVMSLLHNLDTKNIEHREKFQELKKEINFYRNLHSRLLMDQACMKKKLVTLKQESKELQRYLFELNPNDEDEQEKTSNLQTQQNLVSETAGDME; this comes from the exons atgtttgcccgtctttgtaggcgctttgggagagttgatgttgatagagaagagtctagagtgaagcaaacgaaacctaaaagtaatgatggacacaggacatggggaatgtgga aggcctgcagacagacgtcatcccctgaaaatgtcctaaacaaggtgcaggccaacgaggaagaggagaggctgaatagagaactggagctaactaccaaggagagaaatgagctgacagatcgcctcctttatgtgacaggtggatccatgagcaagag cccctacttcagggcaaatccattttatgaaaacttgaagataaaggagaaagaggtcatgtcattactgcacaacttagacacaaagaacattgaacatcgtgagaaatttcaggagctaaagaaggagattaacttctatcg caacctgcacagccggctcctgatggaccaggcatgtatgaagaagaagttggtcacattgaagcaggagagcaaggagttacagcgatatttgtttgagttgaacccgaatgatgaagacgaacaggagaagaccagcaacctccagacccagcaaaacttg gtctcagaaactgcaggagacatggaatag